The following are encoded in a window of Mycolicibacterium tusciae JS617 genomic DNA:
- a CDS encoding SAM-dependent methyltransferase, with protein MAHNPAAQTAFGPMVLTAVEQCEAPERRLVNDDLAFAFLPAGLRAVVSATRLGLLRRLLIGATERSGPGLWVNLACRKQFIDEKLNDALPGIDAVVILGAGMDTRPYRLARRSDVPVYEVDLPVNIGRKEAVVRRVLGQAPPSVRLVPVDFERDDLAAELARAGHRGDQRTFFIVEGVTQYLTADAVRTTFEYLRAAASGSRLVFTYVRQDFIDGTNMYGARSAYRRFREKQQLWQFGLDPAEVSSFVAEYGWQLIEQAGPDYFMRHYVEPAGRNLTASQLEWTAYAEKA; from the coding sequence ATGGCGCACAACCCGGCCGCGCAAACTGCCTTCGGCCCGATGGTCCTGACCGCCGTGGAGCAGTGCGAGGCACCGGAGCGCCGACTCGTCAACGACGACTTGGCGTTTGCGTTCTTACCTGCTGGGCTACGCGCCGTGGTGAGTGCGACGCGGCTGGGTCTTCTCCGGCGCCTGCTGATCGGCGCGACCGAGCGGTCAGGCCCTGGACTCTGGGTGAATCTGGCTTGCCGAAAACAATTCATCGACGAGAAGCTCAATGACGCCTTGCCCGGCATCGATGCGGTCGTCATCCTCGGCGCGGGAATGGACACCAGGCCGTATCGCCTCGCCCGGCGGTCCGACGTACCGGTCTACGAGGTAGACCTGCCGGTCAACATCGGACGCAAGGAAGCCGTCGTACGTCGAGTGTTGGGCCAAGCACCTCCGTCGGTTCGGTTGGTACCGGTGGATTTTGAGCGTGACGATCTCGCCGCAGAACTCGCCAGGGCCGGGCATCGCGGCGACCAGCGAACCTTCTTCATCGTCGAAGGTGTGACGCAGTACCTGACCGCCGATGCGGTGCGCACCACCTTCGAGTACCTGCGGGCCGCCGCCTCTGGCAGCCGGTTGGTGTTCACCTACGTGCGACAGGATTTCATCGACGGCACGAACATGTACGGCGCCAGATCCGCCTACCGCAGGTTCCGCGAGAAGCAACAATTGTGGCAGTTTGGACTGGATCCCGCCGAGGTTTCCAGCTTCGTTGCCGAGTACGGATGGCAGCTGATCGAACAGGCCGGACCGGACTACTTTATGCGCCACTACGTCGAACCCGCCGGCCGCAATCTCACCGCATCGCAGCTGGAGTGGACGGCCTACGCCGAAAAGGCCTGA